The window CCAAGAAACCTATTGTTTCCGTAACGCAAGGAAATAAAATCGGCTATAGATGATATTTTATGCTGTTTAGAAATTCGGATAATTTTTCGAAGTACCACAATCCACAAAGGAGCAGCAATAACAGGACCTAAATAAATAGGTAAAAAATTGATTCCGGAATTTGCTGCAATTCCAACGCTTCCGTAATAAGTCCAAGCAGAACAATACACAGCTAAAGACAAGGTATATACATATGGATTATTCACCCATTTGCTTTGGCGTTTTTTTTCAGCTAGAAAAGCAATGTAAAATAACACTGCTAAATAGATGATAATAATAATTATTAAAGCGTAATTATTCATAATGGCGTTTTAAAACGATATATGAAATTACGATAGATACTAACCAAATGGAAAATATGGAGAAATATAAAGTTGGAATACCAAAAATGGCGCCTTCAAAATTAAAAATTAAGATGAATGGTATATTAAAAATAAGAAACAATGCTATCGATAGTACGACAAGCTTTTGTTCGTGGCGTTTTTTCATGGATTGGTTGTTTTTCTTTCCGCGAAAGCGAAAAAATAGTAATGCTACTAATATAAGAAATCAGCACTACATAAATGTAATGCTGATTCTCAAACTAACTAAATTAAATTAAGTTCCTTATTTTTCAGCAAAAGCTAAAAGAATATAAGACAAAACTCAATATTTTAATGGTCTGAAGCTTCACCTGCTCCAGAAGGTATTCTAATACTTTCCACCATGTCTTGTACATTTTGAGGTGGTGCTGGTGTCATACGTGAAACGACTAATGAAATTACAACGTTTACTAGCATTGCAATGGTACCAAATCCTTCAGGAGAAGTACCAAACCACCAATCTTCACTTGTTCCACCACCAAACATGTTCAGTTTAAATTTCATCATATAGAACATCATTAAAACGATACCTACAATCATACCTGAAATGGCACCTTGGCTATTCATTCGTTTATCAAAAATTCCTAAAATAATGGCCGGAAAAAAGGAGGCTGCGGCGAGACCAAAGGCGAGTGCGACGACTGCTGCCACAAATCCTGGAGGATTAATTCCGAAGTAACCTGCAATTAAAATTGCTACAAAAATGGAAATTCTTGCTGCTGTTAATTCATTTTTATCTGAAATATCTGGCTTTAATTGTTTTTTAATTAAATCGTGAGAAATAGATGTAGAGATTACTAAAAGCAATCCTGCTGCTGTAGATAATGCTGCTGCAAGTCCACCGGCTGCTACTAATGCAATTACCCAATTTGGTAAATTAGCAATTTCTGGATTTGCTAATACCATGATATCTCTATCTACATACAATTCATTTTCAGCATCACTTGCGTTAGATACCATACGTTCTCCATGAGCTCCTCTTGCATCTGTATACACTGGTTTTTTGCTGGATAAAGCGCTTCCCGCTACGTATTGTATTTTCCCATCGCCATTTTTATCTGCCCAAGCAATTAATCCAGTGTCTTCCCAGTTTTTAAACCATACAGGAATTTCTTTGTATTCTTTATTACTTACCGTTTCTATTAGATTTGTTCTTGAGAAAACGGCAATTGCAGGTGCTGTTGTATATAAAATTGCGATTAAGAATAACGCATAACCTGCAGATTTACGTGCATCTTTCACTTTAGGCACTGTAAAGAAACGCACAATTACGTGAGGTAATCCAGCTGTTCCTGTCATTAATGCTAAAGTAATTGCAAATACATCCCATGTAGATTTTGTTCCGCTTGTGTATTCGTTAAAGCCGAGTTCTGTATGTAATAAATCTAGTTTATCTAGCAGAAAAGCGCCACCTTCTACTTTTCCTCCCATTCCTATTTGCGGAATGATATTTCCTGTCATTTGCATCGAGATGAAAAATGCAGGAACCATAAAAGCAAAGATTAAGACACAATATTGTGCTACTTGCGTGTATGTAATTCCTTTCATTCCTCCTAAAAGAGCAAATGTTAGTACTACGGTCATTCCAATAAGTACTCCTAAATTAATATCTACTTGTAAGAATTGAGAAAACACAATACCTACACCACGCATCTGACCTGCAACATACGTAAATGATACAATTAATGCGCAAATTACTGCTACGGTTCTAGCGGTGTTTGAATAATATCGATCTCCAATAAAATCGGGAACGGTGAACTTACCAAATTTACGTAAGTAAGGCGCTAATAATAATGCAAGTAGCACGTATCCACCAGTCCATCCCATCAAATACACAGAGCCATCATATCCTGAAAAGGAGATAATTCCTGCCATACTTATAAAGGAGGCGGCACTCATCCAATCGGCTGCGGTAGCCATACCATTTGCTAAAGGAGAAACGCCTCCACCAGCAACATAAAATTCTTTTGTTGAGCCTGCTCTTGCCCAGATTGCTATTCCAAAATATAAGGCAAAAGTAATCCCTACTAATAACCATGTCCAAAATTGTACACTCATAATTTTTGTTTTTTTATTAAGATTAGTTTAGGATTACTCGTCGTAACCGTATTTTTTATCTAGTTTATTCATTAGTCTTACGTAAACGAATATTAAAATCACGAATACATATATAGAACCTTGTTGGGCAAACCAGAATCCTAGTTTAAATCCGCCAAGTCTAATGGTATCTAATTCTTCTCTAAATAATATGCCGCATCCAAAGGACACAACAAACCATATCACAAGTAATATTGCTAAATACTTGATGTTTTCTTTCCAGTACGCGGTAGCGTTGTCTTGTTTATCACTCATAGTTATTTATTTTATAGATATATCATTGCTTGAAGTGAAATAGTGTTTGTATCTACGGCACCAAATTGTTGATTGTTATATTCTAAGGTTAGTTTTGAGTTATGCCCACTCATAAAAGCATTAACACCTATTCCTAATGTTGTTCTGTCATCACTTGTAGCATCATAACTATGCGAACCATAACTTACATAAGGTTGAAATCTTGTTTTTGTTTTATCCCCATTAAATACATAACCAACATGACCATATAGCATGTCTCCTGTACCATAAGCACTATACAAATAATCTTTTCCGTAGTCATTACTTTGAAATACAGCGTACGCAGTAATGGCGCTACCTTTATCTCCTATTGGTGCATCATAAAAAGCATCTACAGCAAATATGGAAACATCTTCCCCTTTTAAATCTGGATTTAATAAGGTTCCGTTATCTACAACAGATCCTTTTGGATGTAAAAAGAAACCTGCTCCTACGTTGAATACTTTTTTAGTACCTAAGTAGGTTCCAACTTTATATGGTAAAAAATTAGATTCCTGATCGAAGAAATGGTAATCAAAATATCCTGCATACGTTTTTCCTGCATCTTTAGAACCTAAAGTAGAACGACCATTATATACTGCTTGTCCAGCAGCAACTTGTGTTCTATCTGAAGCATCTCTACCATCTAAAGTAGCATTGGCTGCATCGTTAATGGCAACGCGATATTGCAATTTGTTAAATTTACCTTTTGCAAAAATCCCTAAATGGCGTGCAAATTGATCGGATAACCCTATAGTAGCCCAGGATTGTCGATTATTATCTAAAGTCATCATGTTTAAGGTACTCTGGTTATTTAATCTAGAAATACCATTAAAATAATGTAGCCCTCCACCAACAGTGTGATTTTTGCCTACATTATATTGGGCCCAAACATCATGAAAAAAGAGTTGTGAACCATCTCCTTTTCCTGTAGGACTTAAAGTAGTACTTGTTAAGCTGTTTAATCCGAAATGTGTTAAAATTAAGAAGTCTTTGCTAATTTGTGCAAACATTAAAACACGAGCACGACGTAAATTGAAGTTTAATTTACTATTTTCATTTCCGTTAGCATCAAATGTTTCGTCTGTATTATAATTTGCTTGGACTTGTGCCCAAGAAATAAGTCGAAGATATTTAGAACCTTCTTCGTTAAATTTAAACTTAAGTCCTCCATCATAATCTGGAGAGCCTTGAGCGGTCATAAATTGAAAGGACATTAAAAAGAGTCCTGCCAATAAAAGGGTTTGTTTTCTCATTGTTTAAAGGATTAGTTAGTAATAATTGGTTTTGTGTGCACCACTAATCTCTAAAAAACAATCTGTTAACAAAAAATTAATATATCTTTTTGTTAAATTACTATACTAACTTTTAAATCGTTCCCATTTAATAAGCATAAATTTATCTCCCAACTCAGTAACTACAACACCTGCTCCTTTTATATTTTCAGAATTACTAAAATAAACACCTAATTCTGAAGCATTTAAAATTTTATATGTTGGATGGTAATTAGCATTATGCGGACGTTTAATATTGTACTTTTTCACCCAATTCATGATACTAACATGAGAGATTCCTAAAATACGTTCGATTTCACGATAGGTTAACCCTTCTAAATACAATTGAAGCGATTTATTAACGTAGTAGTCATCTATCTTCTTTCCTATCTTATTCACAGAGAAAAAATAATTGCACTTTTTACACTTATAACGCTGTCTATCGTTAACAATTCCGCTTTTAATGTAATGGTCTGATCCGCAATTAGGACATAAATCTACTGTCATATATATTAATTTAGCATAAATATATCAATTTAGCAATAAAATAAAAAATCAATTGTTAAAAATTTAATTATTAAACATAAAAAAAGCCCTAAAATCAAGAATACCATGGATTTTTAGAGCTTAAATTATTAAAATGCAATATTGATAAGAATATCAGCTATTAAAAAAAGCTTCTTCCTCTTGGGTTAATAAACGGGAGTGGATTAAAAAACGAAGTCCTAGTGGAATTTCTAAAGAAAAACTAGCACCACGACCTTCCGTTACATCTACCGTTAAATGTGTGTGCTTCCAATATTCGAATTGGTCTTGGTTCATATAGAAATTCACTCCATTTAAAGTTCCTAATAAGATATCACTTTCGTCCAAGTACATATCTCCTTTTTCGAAAACCATTGGTGCAGATCCATCACAACAGCCTCCACTTTGATGAAAAATCAAGTCACCATGTTTGGCTTTTAACTGTTCTAAAACTTTTGTTGCTGCATCTGTAATTGCTATTCTTTCCATAATTTAAAGGTATTAAAAAAGGCTGAATTATAACTCAATTCAGCCTTTAGCGCTATTAATCAAAATATTTTAAAAGAAACCTAATTTGTTTTTATCATATGAGATTAACATGTTTTTGGTTTGACGATAATAATTAAGCATCATCACATGGTTTTCTCTACCAAATCCAGACTTTTTATACCCTCCAAATGGCGCATGCGCAGGATATGCATGATAACAATTTACCCAAACACGACCGGCTTTTATTGCTCTTGGAATCTGATATAATTGATGTGCATCCCGCGTCCAAACTCCTGCTCCTAATCCGTAAAGCGTATCATTAGCAATCTCGATAGCTTCCGCTTCATCTTTAAATTTAGTCACACAAACTACAGGTCCAAAAATCTCTTCTTGAAAAACCCGCATTTTGTTATGCCCTTCTAATATCGTTGGTTTGATATAGAAACCGTTTGCTAAATTCCCACTAAGTTCATTTGCAGCACCTCCAGATAATACTTTTGCACCTTCTTCTTTTCCTATTTCGATATAGGATTTTATTTTCTCGTGTTGGTCTTTGGATGCTTGTGCACCAACCATAGTATTCACATCATACGGATTATCTTGAATGATAGCATTTGTTCTTTCCACAACACGCTTCATAAATGCATCATAAATATCTTCTTGCACTAAAATTCTAGAAGGCGCTGTACATACTTCCCCTTGATTAAAAGCGAATAAAACAGCACCTTCAATCGCTTTATCTAAAAACGCATCGTCATGATCCATCACCGAATTAAAAAACACATTTGGAGACTTCCCTCCTAATTCCATAGTCACCGGATTTAGGTTTTTGGACGCATACTGCATGATTAATTGTCCTGTTGTTGTTTCTCCTGTAAACGCTACTTTATCTACTTTAGCGCTAGACGCCAATGGTTTTCCTGCTTCCGGACCAAAACCGTGTACAATATTTACAACTCCCGGAGGAAATACGTCTGCAATTTTTTCCATTAAGAAAGTCGCTGAAGACGGTGTTTGTTCTGCAGGTTTTAAAACCACACAGTTTCCTGTTACCAAAGCTGGAGGTAATTTCCAGGACAGCATTAACAGAGGAAAATTCCATGGAATAATTTGTCCGATAACACCTAGAGGCTCTTTAATATTCATGGACAAAGTATTTTGATCTAACTCGGTTGCGCTTCCTTCTTCCGAACGGATACAAGCTGCAAAATAACGCCAATGATCTACTGCTAAAGGAACATCTGCATTTAGCGTTTCGCGAATAGGTTTTCCGTTATCACAAGTTTCAATAAGCGCAAACTCTTCTAGATTTGCCTCAATAATATCTGCTACTTTATTTAATAAGGTTGCTCTTTCTGTTGCCGAAGTATTTCCCCAAGCTTCCTTTGCTGCATTCGCTGCATCTAGAGCCATTTCTACATCCTCTTTTTGAGAACGAGGATATTTTGCTATAAAGGAATTATCGATTGGTGACGTATTCTCAAAATACTGACCACCTATGGGTTCTACAAATTTTCCGTTTATAAAATTGCCATATTTTTCTTTAAATTTCGGTTTAGAATAACTCATATAAATTCTTGTTAAATTAGTAATTAGATAATTTTTTAATCTAAAAAATATATTATCTTTATTTTTGATAAAGTTATTTTATCATATCCTAATTACCTTGCACGTATTTATCATAGTTTTGAACATATCTATTATTAACAGATTTGTTAACTAAAATTTTGTAACATTGAGTATGGAATCGTTATTACATCAACATAGAAACCACAGAAAACTCACCACTCTGGTAGAGAATAGAACCACCTATAGTGCAGATTATGCAGAGCTCAATATTTTTGAAACACACGCTTTCGCGGAAAAAATATCCCTAACATTTAACTTTCCTATTATTGCAAGTATGCTTACTGGAAAGAAAATCATGCATATTGACGGTTTTGAACCTTTTGATTTTTTCCCTGGTGAATCTGTAGTCATGCCAACTAATAAGGAAATGGTTATTGATTTTCCAGTGGCAACAAAAGAGAATCCGACGCAATGTTTAGCCTTAGGCATTGATGCTTTTAAAATTGATGAGGTTGTTGAAAAATTCAATCAGCAAGTAGCTATTGAAAATGAAAATAACACTTGGGATTTAGACGAAACCTCTTCACATTTAATAAACAATACCGATGTCAATCATCTAATAGAACGATTAACGTATACGTTTACCAACAATAATAAATCGAAGGATGTATTATTAGATTTAATGATTCAGGAGTTAATTGTTAGGCTGTTGCAAACAAAAGCTAAATCCTTAATAATAAATGATCCGCATCAAGTTTTTAATGATACTAGAATAGGAACGGTTATTAAGTTTATTAAAGAAAATTTAACCAATAAAGACATGTCTGTAGACGTGTTGGCTAAGAAAGCATATATGAGTGCTTCTCACTTTCACAGGCAGTTTAAAAACACATTAGGAATCTCTCCTATTGATTATATAAATTCGGAAAAAATTAAATTTTCAAAAAAACTGATTAAAGAATCTTCCGATTTTAGGATGTCTGAGATTGCTTTTAAATCCGGATTTAATAACACGAGTTATTTTAACAGACAATTCAAAAAAATGGAATTGATGACGCCGCAACAGTTTAAAGCTTCTATTAATAAGGCTTAATTCGCTTTTAGTTCTATGCTTTTATTTTTTTTAAAGTTAACTAGATTTCATTCTTTTAAAATACGCTTTCGCTTCTTTTACTACTCTTGGTGCTAAAATTAAAGTGGCTGTCATAGTTGGTATTGCCATCAATGCAAAAACACCATCTATTAAATTAATCATTAATGCTAACGATGTGGTTGCTCCAAGAATAATACTTAGAATATAAAAATAGTTGTAGTAATGCTTATTCTTTTCTCCGATTAAAAACGACAAACATTTTCCACCATAATAGGCATATGAAAACAAGGAAGACACACTAAAAACCACAATACAAAGCAGCAGTAAATATCTACCATAGGTTGGCATTGCCGCTCCAAAAGCATTTGCTGTTAAACTCACGCCATTCGCTTCGGTAGTTTGCCAAACTCCTGTTACTAAAATTGCCAAAGCAGTAAGCGTACAAACGATCAAGGTATCAATTGCAGGACCTAACATCGCGACTAAACCTTCCCGAATTGGCTCGTTTGTTTTTGCTGCTCCGTGTGCTAAAGGTGCTGTACCAATTCCTGCTTCATTAGAAAATGCACCACGACGAATTCCTAAAATGATTAATCCTCCTAGAAGTCCGCCTAAAAAGGCATCACCTTTATAATTTTCTGCTGTAAAAGCATCGGTAAATATAAGTTTGAAATACGTTGGAACCACTTCCGCATTAGCGAACAAAATAATAAGAATTAGCACAAAATAAAGCAATACCATACTTGGCACTAACCTAGAGGCCACTTTACTAATTCGATTTAATCCACCTAAAATAACCACCGAAGTAATACTAACTAAAATAAGACCAATAATTAAATTAGAAGTGAAATTCACAGCTACACCATTGGGTTTTAAAACAATATCATTAATTGCCTGTGTTAACTGGTTTACATTAAAAACAGGCAACGCGCCTATTAATCCGCAAAGACTAAAAAACACCGCTAAAGGCTTCCAATGTTTCCCTAAACCTTCCATAATAAAATACATGGGTCCGCCTTGCGTATTACCTTCGCTGTCTTTCCCACGATACATAATTGCCAAACTAGAAGTAAAGAATTTTGTAGCCATACCAATAATTGCGCTAACCCATAACCAAAATACAGCTCCTGGCCCGCCAATAGAAATTGCGACTGCTACTCCTGCAATATTTCCCATACCAATGGTAGAAGACAAAGCAGTTGTTAAGGCTTGAAAATGGGTGATTTCTCCTTTATCCTCTGGGTTATCATATTTACCACGAAGTACTTGTATGGCATGACCTAAATAACGAAAGGGTAAAAATCGAGATAAGATTAGAAGATACAAACCTCCTCCAATTAATAAAATGAGTAACGGAAGTCCCCAAACGAATGAGGCAAAATCTGCTATAAATTGATCTAGTTTTTGCAATGGTAGTATTTTTTATAAATGTAATAAAAGCTATTGACTTATAAATTTAATACGCTAATTTAGTTCAGCTAATACTCATCCATCAAAAATCAATCTCATGAAATCATTAAAATTACTATTCTTTTTATGTATTACAGTTTCTTTACATGCTCAAGATCATTCGGAAGAAAAACATTTCAGACATTTAAGATACAATCATGTATCGCCATATATTGTACTTGCAGGAATTCATCCTATTTCAAAAGAAACAGCAAAATCTACATCTCATTACACCTTTATTTATGATAATGAGAATAGGTTAATCGAAATTATTAATTCGCATTATCACACTGAAAAAAAGCATCCTTTAGCTTCTATTGGAGTTTATAAAATGCGTATTACTTATGAAGACAATAAAGAAACAAGGACTTTTTTTGATCCAAACAATAAACCTATTACTAACGACCGAGAAGTGTTTAAAGAAGTATATACCTATGACACTAAAGGAAACAAAATAAAGCTTGCATTTTATGATTTAGACAATAATCCTATAGTATCGAATTGGGAAATAGCTACATATAAATGGACAAAAACAAAAGATGGCATTATTGAAAAACGCTTTAACCTAAAAGATGAAGAAGTTAATGTTTCTCCATATTTTGAATTTGGAACAACATTGATAAAAATGGATAAAAACGGCACTCCAAAAGGACATTATAATTTAAATGACAAACTAGAAATCACAGAAAACATTGTTGGTGTTGCCTCTTATCAAGATACATTTGATGCTATGCAAAATCATGTTAAATATAGCTATCATGATAGTAAAAACAATTTAACAATGAACCAATGGCAATTTTCTATTGGTGAAAAAATATACGATAGTATTGGTAATAATATTCAGCTTAATTATTATGATACCGCTGGAAAATTTATTAGAGATAGGTATGTTTATTCTAACGCTGAAATAGCTTTAAGTAAAGCTACTACTGTAAAAGACTCTACAGAAATCAAAGAAAAAGCACTGGGTTATTTAATTGGTTTACAACAATTAAAACCAGAACTAATGAATGAGGTATTGAATGACAGCTTAAACAAAGTAACCATTGGTTGGGATAGAAGCACAAAAAAAGAATACTCCAAAAGAACCACAAAAGAGCAAATGATTGTCTTTGCAAATTCTTGGAATAAATCGAATACCCAATTCCCTGTTCCACCAAATAACAAAGTGATCATTCTGGATATTTACAATCGTATTGCAAATGTGAAACTAGTATCTGATAATTGGGTAGAATATTTACATCTAATGAAACTAGATGGAAACTGGCAAATTGTGAATTTGATCTGGCAATATAAAGATGTAGATCGTTATCCTAAAGAGTAAGCATAAAAAAAGACCTAGTAATCACTAGGTCTTTTTTTTATAAGTATTATTAATGCTATTTTGCCAAATACGCTAAAACATTTTTCTCAATGCGTTCTTGAATATTAGAAACATCTGCTTTTACAAATGGCTCTCCCATGATTTTTTCATAAAGCTCGATATATCTTTCGGAAACGGTTTCTATATATTCATCGCTCATTACAGGAACAGTTTGCCCTTCTAAACCTTGAAAATCGTTTGCAATTAACCACTGACGTACAAACTCTTTAGAAAGTTGTTTTTGCGCTTCACCTTTATCTTGACGCTCTTGATAACCATCCGCATAAAAATAACGCGAAGAATCTGGTGTATGAATTTCATCAATTAAAACGATTTTGCCGTCTTTAGTTTTTCCGAATTCATATTTAGTATCCACTAAAATCAATCCGCGAGAAGCAGCTATTTCTGTTCCTCGTTGAAATAATTTTCTGGTGTAATCTTCTAAAACAATATAATCTTCTTGAGAAACAATTCCTTTTGCAAGAATATCTTCACGAGAAATATCTTCGTCATGATCTCCCATTTCTGCTTTCGTTGCAGGTGTAATAATTGGCGCAGGAAACTTATCGTTTTCTTTCATTCCTTCTGGCATAGCAACACCACAAAGCATACGTTTTCCTGCTTTATATTCTCTTGCTGCGTGACCAGACATATACCCACGAATTACCATTTCTACTTTAAAAGGCTCACATAAATGTCCGACAGCCACATTAGGATCTGGCGTTGCGGTTAACCAATTTGGCACCACATCTTCGGTAGCTTTCATCATGCTGGTTGCTATCTGGTTTAGTATTTGCCCTTTGTACGGAATTCCTTTTGGCATCACCACATCGAAAGCAGAGAGTCTGTCTGTTGCTATCATGACTAATTCTTGGTCATTAATGTTATAAACAGCTCTTACTTTTCCTTTGTAAAGACTTTTCTGGTTTGGAAAATTAAAGTTGGTATCTGTAATTGTATTACTCATTTTTTTTGCTTTATTTGAGATGCTTCACTTCGACTGCGCTCTGTACAGGCTAGCTCAGCATGACATATAACTATTAGTTGTGTTACTTATTCCTTTTTATAAATTATTGCTTCTGAATTTTAGTACAGAATGACAAAATTAACTTTTTAGTTTCGATTTCCAGCCCTGATTGCAGCGGCATCCTTTTTACGTCAGTTCGAGTGGATTTGCTTTTTTGCAAATTTGTATCGAGAACAAGTAAAAAGATATAGCGGAAAGCAGGTTCCTGGCTTCTAAAAAAATTAACCGTCTAGATTTTCAATATTTCGATATGCTGCGATGACTTTTTTCACTAATTTATGACGAACAACGTCTTTATCATCTAAGAAAACCATGCCAATACCTTCAATATCTTTTAAAACCAATAGCGCTTCTTTTAGTCCTGAAACCGTACGACGCGGTAAATCTATTTGTCCGGGATCACCAGTTAAAAGGAACTTTGCATTTTTCCCCATACGGGTTAAAAACATTTTCATTTGTGCGTGTGTGGTGTTTTGGCCTTCATCTAAAATAACAAATGCGTTATCTAAAGTTCGTCCGCGCATAAACGCCAAAGGTGCAATTTGAATGGTTCCGTTTTCTATATAATGCGCCAACTTTTCTGGAGCAATCATATCGCGTAATGCATCATATAAAGGTTGCATGTACGGATCTAATTTTTCTTTTAAATCTCCCGGAAGAAATCCTAAATTTTCACCAGCTTCTACTGCAGGACGTGTTAAAATAATACGTCGCACCTCTTTATTCTTCAATGCTTTTACTGCTAACGCAACACCTGTATATGTTTTTCCTGTTCCTGCTGGACCGATGGCAAAAACCATATCGTTTTTACGCATAAGCTCTACCAATTTACGTTGGTTTGCGGTTTGGGCTTTAATAATTTTTCCGTTTACACCATGCACTATAGCTTCTCCACTTTTTGCGGTTGTAGCATAATCATCACTAGTATTGCTGGTTAAAACACGTTCAATAACGTTCTCATCTAGCTTGTTATACTTGGCGAAATGTTTTATCAACATGTTGATTCGCCTATTGAACTCGTCCAAAAGCTCTTCTTCTCCGTAAGCCTTAATTTCATTGCCTCTAGCGACAATTTTTAATTTTGGAAAGTGTTTTTTTAATAGTTTAATATTTTCATTTCCAGATCCAAAAAATTCTTTTGGAGTAATTTCTTCAAGTTCAATTATTAATTCGTTCAAAAGCGCATCGATTTAATTATATTAATCTGTTCCATTTTATTAGATTTGTTATCCAATTAGAAAGCTAAACAAA is drawn from Lacinutrix sp. WUR7 and contains these coding sequences:
- a CDS encoding phosphoribosylaminoimidazolesuccinocarboxamide synthase: MSNTITDTNFNFPNQKSLYKGKVRAVYNINDQELVMIATDRLSAFDVVMPKGIPYKGQILNQIATSMMKATEDVVPNWLTATPDPNVAVGHLCEPFKVEMVIRGYMSGHAAREYKAGKRMLCGVAMPEGMKENDKFPAPIITPATKAEMGDHDEDISREDILAKGIVSQEDYIVLEDYTRKLFQRGTEIAASRGLILVDTKYEFGKTKDGKIVLIDEIHTPDSSRYFYADGYQERQDKGEAQKQLSKEFVRQWLIANDFQGLEGQTVPVMSDEYIETVSERYIELYEKIMGEPFVKADVSNIQERIEKNVLAYLAK
- a CDS encoding PhoH family protein gives rise to the protein MNELIIELEEITPKEFFGSGNENIKLLKKHFPKLKIVARGNEIKAYGEEELLDEFNRRINMLIKHFAKYNKLDENVIERVLTSNTSDDYATTAKSGEAIVHGVNGKIIKAQTANQRKLVELMRKNDMVFAIGPAGTGKTYTGVALAVKALKNKEVRRIILTRPAVEAGENLGFLPGDLKEKLDPYMQPLYDALRDMIAPEKLAHYIENGTIQIAPLAFMRGRTLDNAFVILDEGQNTTHAQMKMFLTRMGKNAKFLLTGDPGQIDLPRRTVSGLKEALLVLKDIEGIGMVFLDDKDVVRHKLVKKVIAAYRNIENLDG